ATGGTATAACGACAATCCATTCGGCACTATTGAAATCAGCAATCATGAAGATGCTGCTATAACAGATGTTCAGGTTTCATTCTATCACCCTGAGTATATGGGGCAGCCAAAGAATTGTGGTGGAACTAAAATCCTTTACAGGGGCGAGACTCTTACGGTTGATCTTAAAGCTTTTTTCAACGAGCAGATGCTCAACCTCAATGAGAAAAATGATTCTCTTACAACCATTACTGTTGAATATAAATATCTTGGTTCAAAGAGATCTGCTACATTCCCATTGATAGTTCCTGTTTACGGACGAAACAATATGTCATGGGAAGATGACCGCTGTGCTTCTGCTTTTGTATCTTCTAAAGACCCTGCTGCTATGTGGTTTGCCAAGTATGTTGTTTCTACTATCAGAGATAATGTACGTAACGGCTTACCTACAAACATTCAGTATGCAATGGGTATTTTTGAAGCTCTTGATCAGTTCGGTATAAACTACGTAAAAGATCCGACTTCAGCATTTGAAGACAATGTCGGAACAGCTTCAATTGACTTCCTTCAGTTCCCATATCAGACACTTATGTATCGTGGTGGAGACTGTGATGACCTTTCAATTCTGGTCTGTTCACTTTTTGAATCTATAGGAATTAAAACTGCGTTTATTACAGTTCCTGGTCATATTTTTATGGCTTTTGATTCCGGCTTTACAGTAGAGCAGGCTAAAGAGTATTTCATTAATCTTGATGAATTTATTGTTGATGGAGACAATGTCTGGGTTCCTCTGGAAATTACACTTACTGATGAAGGGTTTAATCAAGCCTGGCATAAGGGTGCCTGGGAATGGAATGTTGCCAATAGAAAGGGCAGTGCAATGCTCTACAAGATGGAAGATTCCTGGAAAATCTATAGACCTGTAAATGTTCCTGGTGCAACTGCACGCTTTACTTTGCCGGAAGAACAGTATGTGGCAAAGCTTTTTTCTCATTCTGTTGATCAATTTGTTATGGAGCAGATTGCTCCAAGAATTGCATATTATGAAAATAGAATTGCAGCAGCTCCTTCAGCACAAAACTATAATGATTTAGGTGTTCTGTATGCACGTTATGGACTTTTTGAACTTGCAGAGCAACAGTTCCGTGTAGCCCGCGAGAAAAAATATCTTCCTGCATATTTAAATACTGCAAATCTTTATTTTTCTATAAAAGATTATGAAAGAGCTCAAAACTGGTATAACGAAGTTCTTTCAAAAGATGACTCTGTGATTTTAGCAACTCTTGGTCTGGCACGCTGTTCATATGAACTTGGAGATTATACTTCATGTGATACCTATTATGAGCAGGTATATAATACTAACCATGACCTTGCTAAAAAGTATTCGTATCTGGGTGCATTCGAAGAAACAACGGGAAGAAGTTTCTCGCTTGCAGACAGACTTGAAAATACAATCTGGATAAACAGTCTTGAAAATGAAAAAACTGTTCCTGGTGTTCAGAATGTTCAGAATCAGGTTGCAGTTCAGACTACAGATGTAATATTAAAAACTCCGGCTTCAGAGCAGAAATCACCAGACTTGGAAATCAATAAACAGGTTGCGGTAGTAGTACCAGCAGCTACCGAAGAGAAAAGTGAAAAATTAGAAAAAGAAGAAGAACCTCTTACAGGTGGTGATGGTGATGACGATGCTAATGGAGAAAATTCTGAAGATACAGCAGATAAGATTGTAACTGAAGTTGTCGAAGATACCGTTGCAGAAGAAGCTGTAAATGAGACATACGTTGGAATTGCTTCTGAGCTTGAATTCAGTTTCCTTACAATAGATGACCTTGTAGCACTCGCAGAAGAAAAACTTGAACAACCTGTTCAGCTTGAAAAGACTGAGTTTGTTGAGCCTGCGGAAGTTGAGGTTGCTGAGAAGTCAGAAGTTGTAGTGCCAACAGAATCTTTTGAATTAGCAGAACAAACTGAAATTTCAGTACAGACAGAAATTACCGAGCCAAAAGAACTTGTTGAGACATTAGAACTTGCTGAGGCAACAGAAAATGCAAAGCCTGCTGAAATTGCTGCACAGTCTATAATTACAGAAGAATCTGCCCCTGTAGAACTTGCGGAAAATACTGAAGAAAGCATCGAACAAACAGCAGAAGAAGAAACTCTCGTACCACAGCCTGAAACTACAGCCATAGCAGAAGTTGAAGAACCTGTTATCGATTCTGAGATTATAGTTGCAGAGCCTGTTGAAGCTTCTGTTACTTCTTTAATCACCGACGTCCCATTACGCGCCGTTCCAAGATTTACAACACAGCCATCAGAAGAATGGGCTCCAAAAGAAGCCTACGAAGTAGAGTCAATTCCAGGAATGAAATCATTCGAAGAAGAAATGGGCGTTTACCAGAATGAAAAGGCATTCCTTTATAAAGACGAATATGATTTTGCCGTAAATCCTGGAGAAAAAGTTGAAGATAAAAAAGACACAGAAATTACTCAGAATACAGTTCTTGAAGTAAATCCGTTTACAAGCTTCCTTTCAGAAAAAGAAGCTGCAAAGGTTGAAGCAATCACTAAGTTTAGGCTTGAGAATATAACGGAGAAAGTTTCAGAAAAAATTACCGAGACAGTTTCGGATTCTGTTCCTGAAACACTACCTCAGGTTTTGTCAGAAACTGTAGCACAGACAGTATCAGAAACTATTACTGAATCTATATCTGAAAACACTGCAGAGACAGTTACAAACACTACCATCACTTCTGTTGAACAGATTCCAGTACCTGAAGTTATTCCAGAGGCTGAAATTGCAACATCAGAAGAAACTGCCGTAGCAGTACCAGTAGTAACGGAAACAACGGTTGATGAACCGAATAATAAATCAAAAATCCCAGTTATTGCCGCAACAGCAGGAATTGCCGCCGCTATTGCAGCTTTATTTATAGCAAAAAAAAGGAAAGAAAAATGAGAAACTTAAACAAACTCTTATCAGTATTTTTATTTACAGGACTTCTCTTTATTACAGCATTATCAGTGACAGCCTGTGACAGCTGGATGTCAAATGATAACTTCATGTCAGAGATAGAATCAGAAGTTCACGATGCAAACGCTGCAGAAATCAATGTTTATATTCGTTATGCAAATGCAAAAATGGGATCTACAGAACCTTCTGGAAATACACGAATGAAGGTAGATGTTGCTTCAAAAATTTCGGCAATTACAAGTGATGACTACGGCTTTATAAAATGGGCTGCTTTCTCAACAGAAGATTTTGCAACCACTAAACAGCATTCCAATCTTATTTTCATAAATGAAGATGATTACAACACAAATTTTAAGGATAAAGAACTTCCAGCTTCAGTTGTTAAATTTTCAAATGATAAAAGTCCTTCAACTGAAGTAAAAGTATTATCTTCAAGAACTGATGTTTTTATTATTCCGATTGTAACAAATAGACCTACCTATGTTCAGTCAGTTCCAGCCAATGCGGACTATAACGTTGTAAAAAATACATCTATCCGAATTCTTTTCTCAAAGCCTCTTGATGAATCTACAATTTATGATTCAGAAGGAAACTTGAACTATTCAATTACCACAAGTTCAGCAACCCTTAATGACGATGAAGAAATTGAAGCAAAAGATATTACAGATTTCTTTAGTCACAAATTAAGTGATTCTGGAAAAATGCTCACCTTAAAACTTAAGGAAGAAGAAGACGAAGATGGCAATAAATTAATCAAGAACTTACTTGATAACCGTCAGCGAATTACAGTCATCCTTTATGAAGGACTTTGTGACCGCTACGGTTTTTCAATGAACGGTAACTATACCTTCAGTTTCCAGACAGGAACAAATACAGATACACTTGCTCCAATTATCGAAGTACTTGTGGGTGGACCGGGAGATATTTGTACAGGTTTTGTTTCTTTCCATGATGGAGAAATTGACGGTAAAGCAACAACAGCAGCAAAAAATGCTCCAAAAGATATCAATAGCACAGAATATACAGATGCTTTGCTTGCTCAGCGTGTAAAAGATAAATTAAATATTTATGTAAAGGCAAATGATATTATTGCATCTGGAAACACAGATATTAACCCTGCAAAAGACTTAAGCGAAGATAACGTAAACTACATTGCAATTAGTGCTTCTCTTTATATTGAAAATACAGATGAAAAAGGAAATCCGGTAACTGCAAATCGTGATGATCTTGAAACAACTATTCCAAAGAAAAATAATATTTACATTCCGGGAACAATAAGTGCAAATGCAGAAATAAATAATCTTTTCACAGAAATTGTACCGTTAGATAAAAATGGCACTAAGTATTCTGGAGGAACTATTTATACTTATGATATAAGTGGACTGCCAGATGGTCTTATTAAAATTGATGTCTGGGGTATTGATATGACAGGAAACAGCGGAGGAGATAAAGAAGCTGGTGCCGCATATTATACAAAACACGATAACGGTTACAAATCAATCTTTGTTGTAAAAGATAGTACTCCAATCAATTCTGATTTAGTAAGAAAGAATAAGCTTGTAAAATCAAAATCTGAAGCAGCTCCTTATGGCTGGTACAACAGTGAAACTTTAGGAACAATGCAGCTGTTTGATACTGCACAGGATAAGATTGTTGATAGCGGTAATCAGAAACTTCGTTCATTAGATAATAATCTTTTCTGGTCATTTATTGTAGGAAAGAACAGCAGTACTCCAGATGTTTCATCAAAAGATTGGGTTCGTATTCACAGTGAAACTTCTGGTGAAAGTCTTTTATATTCTCTTAAGAATGCAAAAGCAGCACAGGATGGTCCGGTAGATATTACACTTTACTTAAAAGATGATATGGGCAATATTTCTGAGCCTGTAGTTCTCGACTCAATCATGTATGATAATACTAAGCCAACTGTTAAACTTCTTGATAATTATGGTGACTTTGTAGATGCAAACGGAAATAAAGCTCTTCACAGTTCTAAAGACGCAGTAATCAGCCAGATTCTTAAAGTTGCATTTGAAGAATTAAATGAAGATGATAACGGAAGTGGTATCCGCCGTCTTGAAATACATGTAAAGAAAGATAACACAGAAGTTGCAGTTCCTCTTGATTCACAAAAGTTTAAAGTTGTGTATGCAGATTCAACAATTGAAAATCCAACTCCTTCTTCAACTGGTATTCGTGAAATTAAAATTGCTTCAGATGATCAGGCTTCAACAAATAATCTTAAAGCATTTAATGTAACCGATGCTTCAAAGATTACAACAGGAACCTTATTCATTTACGGACTTACCCTTGGTGAGGATGATGGTGATTATACAGTAACTGTAGATCTGTTTGACTCTGCAATGAATAAAACAACAACTTCTGCAAAAACACTTATTTCCCGAGATACAACAGCTCCAGTCGTTAATAAGGTAAAGGTTCTTAATGCACAGTCACGTACAGTTTATGGTGATGCGACAGCAGCTAAAACCTGGTGGATGCCAAAAGATTATTATGATGAAAACAAAAAACTCACAAAGGTTTCTTTAAATGTTGAAATCAATGAATCTGGCTCAGGCCTTGAATATATTAAGGTAGCAGATGATATCGGCTTTACAACAGATACCAAACTTAAGAGAGACAATAATTATCTTGTTGCTGGAAAAGATTATTCTCTTGATACTTCAAATAATACAATCAGACTGCTTGATAATTATACAGCAGCTCTTAAAGGTTCTCCTGTAACACCAATCGTGATAACTCTTGAGAATGTAGAACTGAAAAAGATAAATGATGATACAGGTAATAAGCTTCATTTGCATGTTGATGATTTTGTAAATAACAGTGGTTCAAATATTGTTGCTGGTACAAGCGGCAGCAATTCGCAGTTTACTGTTTACTATCCTGATGAAACAACCGGTACTCTTATTTTTGCTGATAATACAGCTCCTGTAATTGCAGCTCTCAAAGTAGAAGATACGGCCAATACAACTGCAAACATGATCAGCAAGGCTTATGATAAAGATCATTTTACAGATAAAAAGGATGTCGTTCTTACTCTTACACTTACAGCCGAAGAACTTTCAAAGGGTAGTGGTATAAAGACAATTTACCTTTCAGACAATGCAGTATTTACAGCCGCAACAAAGATTTTTGTAGATGGAATAGAACTTACAAATGGTTATGATTTCTCTGCAGATAAAAAATCAGTTAATTTCGATAAGGTATTTACTAGTGCAAATGTAATAAAATTTACAAATGTTCAGATTGTTTCAGATACAGAAGGGGCTCAGGTTATAACAGCAGGTATCACAGACTTTGTTGGTCTGAAATCTGAAAACAAAAACTCTAATACAATTATTTATGATGTTACAAAACCAAAGATTAATGATAATGATGGTATAAATTGGGTAGAAGCAGATACAGGTGTTACACTTGAGTGCGAAGGTGACTGGGTAGTAGATACACAGAAACTTAAAATCAACTTTACAGAAGCAACTTCCGGTGTAAAACTTATTAAATTTTCAATTCATCTTCTAAACAATACAACAGATATATTTGAAAATCCTTTTGATTCTGGTTCTGACTTCAAACTATATTATAATGATGTAGAACTGATTAAAGGTACAGATTATTCAATTGATTCAAACAAACAATTCATTGTTTTAACAACTCCAAAGACTTCAGGAAGCTTTAAATTTGAAAACCTTAAACTCACAAATACAAATATACAGGGAACTTATGTAATTGACGTTGACTTACTCGATGCGGCAGAAAATACGATTAATTGTTCTAAGTCAATTGCAATTGATAGTATCCCTCCTGAATTAAATGATAAGCTTATAATTCCAGGCGTGATTAATGCAAAAGAACTTATCGTAAATGGTGGTTCTCAAATATTGGCAGAAGATATAGCTGGCTGTGGAAACAACTGGCTTAAGTATGCAGATGTAGGTGGTACAGATAAGGCTGCTGATTCTATTCCAGTTTTGATTACAATCGAAGAACAGGGCTCTGGTATTAAGGTTATTACTTTCGGTGAAAATGCAGTTCTTGATAATAACCGTACACAGCTATGGGCTGTTGATGAATATGGAAATCCTGTTTATGACTTGAAAGAGCCTCCTGCAGGAACTGCTGCAAAATCATATACAGTAAATTCACAGAATAAAACTATTACAATTGATAATTCTATAGATGCTCTGAATGCAAATGGAGATAACCTGAAGTTCAAGGTTATGGTTAAGAATGTAGGTATTGATATTAAAGATACTGAAACCACAGTTTCTAAAAACAAAATTACAGTAAAAGTTCAGGACGTTGCAATGCACGAAACAGGAGATATAGATACCTATGAAAGCTATATTTATTCTGACAGCCGCATGCCTGCAACTCCAACAGATTTTAAACTTATAGACCGTGCATATTCAAAAGATGCCTCTATACCAACAATTGCCGCTTCAGAAAACTACACAAATGAGACAATTGTAGATATGGAATTCAAACTTGACGGTTCAGAAAAAACTGGTTCAGGTTATCATGAGTTTAGAATTAGTGGTGCAAGATTTACAGATAATTCAGTTATATCAATGACAACAATTGATGGAAATGAAGCTGTTTTGTGTAATGGTTCTGCAATTCCATTTGTATTGTCAGAAGACAAAATGACACTTACTCTTAAGACAACTGGTACAAATGCAGAAAACTATGTAGTACGCCAGGCTGTAAAGGTTAAGATTACAAATGTTGAGCTTACAAATGGAATTCAATCTGTAACTTCTGGAACTGAAAGAGAAGTTTTACTCACTGCTTATGACCTTATAGGAAGATATAATTCAGCTGCAAGTGACAAAATCTGGTTCGATAATACTCCTCCAGAATTAGAGAAAATATTTACAGCAAATTACTCTTCAAGTTCTTATAGTGGTGTACCTTCATATTATGTACCAACTATAAATGTTTACCCACATGCAAACGATGAAAATGGAACTGGTGTCTTGATTAATTATGGTACAGAAACAAATGTTCCAACATTCTATACTGCAACAACTTACAATACTGGTTTCTATCAGTATAACGGACAGGTTTCAAGTTCATCATCATCGTTAAATACAAACTTTACTCATGGTGCTGTTCTTGGAATCCGTGCAAAAGATACAACAAAACTGGGCGGTTATTTCACAAGAAAAGATGATACTACACCAAAAACATTCCTTTATTATTCTTTAGATTCTAATTTCTCAAAAACAAAATCAGCTCTTCTTACAAGTGGAACAAACCTCAGTTCTGATAAGCGTGGTTCACGACCTACAGCTACAGATGATTCTGAAGCTCTCTGGTTTGGTTTTACAACTGGAAAATACTCTGCAGTAATTGTCGATGAGGCCGGTAACTGTAGCGAAATATTCCATTTTGCTGTTGTACAGGATACAACAAAACCTGTAAAAGAATGGGGCAGTGGCAGCAATGCAGACAGCCTTAATAATCGTGTTCTTTTGCAGATGCCGGATAACAGTGCAAAGGCTTATACAAATTCAGCCATTACAGTAGCAAATAGTAATGAATTCCGTAGATTCTGGGCATGTTCTAGTTCTGCTTATAGCATACGAACTAAAAAATATGTAACAAAGAAAACTAGTAACAAATATAAGATTCAATTAAATCTTGGTGGAACATATACTTCAGCAACACCAATCACAAAAATTGATGGTTCAGAAGCAAGTACAACAACCTCTTATTCTGACCTTTCTTCAACAATAAGTTCTTCTCCAATTGAAATGTATGCAATCAGTACATTCTATGGTTCTTGGCCTACTAGTGCAGATGGTAATAGTACAAGCGGTAAATACAAATATTCTCCAGTTGTTCCAAAAGGAACTACTTTCCCTAGTGGACAGGCACATTTAGGCTCAAATACTTCTTATTTAGGTAAAGATTATTTCGAATATGGAGATTGTCCTACTTCAAATTCATGGTATATATATGAAACCGATGTTTCTTACTGGCATTCATATAGCTCAGGAACAACTTACACAGATACTTTTTCATGTAATAGTACCTCAATTTCCAGCTATGTAGACTCAAATAATAACCTTATAATTGAAATTCCAAACACCCATAGTACGGCTCCAATTTCAGTATTCCTGCGTGATGGTTGTGGTAACATGCAGTATGTTGTTTGTGGTGTATATACAGATAGTGATACAGATTCCAGCTCATATGGACAAGAAGTTGCCATAAGCTTTGTAGTAGATGAAAAACTTGGTTATGCAGAAACAACAAATGGTATGGTTGCTACTCCAATAATCATGCAGAATCCTTATATGACTTATGTTACTTCTAGTCCAAGTGTAGCTTGGCCTTTAAGTTCAGGTTCAACTGGTTTTACCTGGAATCATAACACTGGTAATGGTGACCAGGGTGGTGAAGGTACAAAACGTGGATTTATAAAAGACTATGTAAAATATGCAACTTATTATAATCCAAATATAGATTATTCGAATACAGCTCAGCAATTTAAGATTGGACTTACCTTGAATTATGATACTCGCTCATATAAGCGTGACTATCCAGAAGATATTCTGTTTAATACAGATTTAGGAAAAGTAACAGATCCTGAGCCTTTAAGTTCTGATTCAAGTAAATCTGATTATACATGTCGTGCTTTGCTTTATTGTACACAGAATTCTTCAAAACCAACTTATGATGAAATTATTTCGGCTGGAGTAAATGTAA
The Treponema bryantii DNA segment above includes these coding regions:
- a CDS encoding Ig-like domain-containing protein, which produces MRNLNKLLSVFLFTGLLFITALSVTACDSWMSNDNFMSEIESEVHDANAAEINVYIRYANAKMGSTEPSGNTRMKVDVASKISAITSDDYGFIKWAAFSTEDFATTKQHSNLIFINEDDYNTNFKDKELPASVVKFSNDKSPSTEVKVLSSRTDVFIIPIVTNRPTYVQSVPANADYNVVKNTSIRILFSKPLDESTIYDSEGNLNYSITTSSATLNDDEEIEAKDITDFFSHKLSDSGKMLTLKLKEEEDEDGNKLIKNLLDNRQRITVILYEGLCDRYGFSMNGNYTFSFQTGTNTDTLAPIIEVLVGGPGDICTGFVSFHDGEIDGKATTAAKNAPKDINSTEYTDALLAQRVKDKLNIYVKANDIIASGNTDINPAKDLSEDNVNYIAISASLYIENTDEKGNPVTANRDDLETTIPKKNNIYIPGTISANAEINNLFTEIVPLDKNGTKYSGGTIYTYDISGLPDGLIKIDVWGIDMTGNSGGDKEAGAAYYTKHDNGYKSIFVVKDSTPINSDLVRKNKLVKSKSEAAPYGWYNSETLGTMQLFDTAQDKIVDSGNQKLRSLDNNLFWSFIVGKNSSTPDVSSKDWVRIHSETSGESLLYSLKNAKAAQDGPVDITLYLKDDMGNISEPVVLDSIMYDNTKPTVKLLDNYGDFVDANGNKALHSSKDAVISQILKVAFEELNEDDNGSGIRRLEIHVKKDNTEVAVPLDSQKFKVVYADSTIENPTPSSTGIREIKIASDDQASTNNLKAFNVTDASKITTGTLFIYGLTLGEDDGDYTVTVDLFDSAMNKTTTSAKTLISRDTTAPVVNKVKVLNAQSRTVYGDATAAKTWWMPKDYYDENKKLTKVSLNVEINESGSGLEYIKVADDIGFTTDTKLKRDNNYLVAGKDYSLDTSNNTIRLLDNYTAALKGSPVTPIVITLENVELKKINDDTGNKLHLHVDDFVNNSGSNIVAGTSGSNSQFTVYYPDETTGTLIFADNTAPVIAALKVEDTANTTANMISKAYDKDHFTDKKDVVLTLTLTAEELSKGSGIKTIYLSDNAVFTAATKIFVDGIELTNGYDFSADKKSVNFDKVFTSANVIKFTNVQIVSDTEGAQVITAGITDFVGLKSENKNSNTIIYDVTKPKINDNDGINWVEADTGVTLECEGDWVVDTQKLKINFTEATSGVKLIKFSIHLLNNTTDIFENPFDSGSDFKLYYNDVELIKGTDYSIDSNKQFIVLTTPKTSGSFKFENLKLTNTNIQGTYVIDVDLLDAAENTINCSKSIAIDSIPPELNDKLIIPGVINAKELIVNGGSQILAEDIAGCGNNWLKYADVGGTDKAADSIPVLITIEEQGSGIKVITFGENAVLDNNRTQLWAVDEYGNPVYDLKEPPAGTAAKSYTVNSQNKTITIDNSIDALNANGDNLKFKVMVKNVGIDIKDTETTVSKNKITVKVQDVAMHETGDIDTYESYIYSDSRMPATPTDFKLIDRAYSKDASIPTIAASENYTNETIVDMEFKLDGSEKTGSGYHEFRISGARFTDNSVISMTTIDGNEAVLCNGSAIPFVLSEDKMTLTLKTTGTNAENYVVRQAVKVKITNVELTNGIQSVTSGTEREVLLTAYDLIGRYNSAASDKIWFDNTPPELEKIFTANYSSSSYSGVPSYYVPTINVYPHANDENGTGVLINYGTETNVPTFYTATTYNTGFYQYNGQVSSSSSSLNTNFTHGAVLGIRAKDTTKLGGYFTRKDDTTPKTFLYYSLDSNFSKTKSALLTSGTNLSSDKRGSRPTATDDSEALWFGFTTGKYSAVIVDEAGNCSEIFHFAVVQDTTKPVKEWGSGSNADSLNNRVLLQMPDNSAKAYTNSAITVANSNEFRRFWACSSSAYSIRTKKYVTKKTSNKYKIQLNLGGTYTSATPITKIDGSEASTTTSYSDLSSTISSSPIEMYAISTFYGSWPTSADGNSTSGKYKYSPVVPKGTTFPSGQAHLGSNTSYLGKDYFEYGDCPTSNSWYIYETDVSYWHSYSSGTTYTDTFSCNSTSISSYVDSNNNLIIEIPNTHSTAPISVFLRDGCGNMQYVVCGVYTDSDTDSSSYGQEVAISFVVDEKLGYAETTNGMVATPIIMQNPYMTYVTSSPSVAWPLSSGSTGFTWNHNTGNGDQGGEGTKRGFIKDYVKYATYYNPNIDYSNTAQQFKIGLTLNYDTRSYKRDYPEDILFNTDLGKVTDPEPLSSDSSKSDYTCRALLYCTQNSSKPTYDEIISAGVNVKNSSGGFRTAWVGVKSSNDTSLRDDSTEEDIRYKVTGTTILLDYPRPDYTALGWTINETNGEPKPYYIWYIFEDRVGNYEIAKIVNSNATGNQLTTETSGMFDRWLYDNEAPVVTTRGHGLNPNEITADNIAELVASNNGFVPYVDSDGNVYVHASKTHTSLQNGATLNSTAGNGTTHKADGHETYSIYNNFVDLVVSENTGVRAFAWSTSNNVNFSTSFTDSSSWYTGSNVYWYVGWGPVTNSGGLAKDIANGSFTYGSSSYKPENAYYYGSTDYSGKYSGTKVNTVFPYGKLSTSTGTELWLHVMDWTGNISHYRMGASGVKFINDSVAPSYTTSTAEKLETGQYYIKKTASTPLLKIAGAGEKAINEENIDVYIPEEYFAETGSGIKGYSFSDDGTGIAEKIGGKSYLSIPYNRYHGLTSDTYYVYDNVGNVQEHSLNYDFDNKPPKIASVAFVTKLDSSGQGKFADVENGLGIQGVYTSFGGVRFYEHKEKNSDNEEINKYYDDISHFKTGEVQEIYITKENAVKFQINFDSEIKTENEYLDDIKINRWDSDTSKWVTVTSWKSNNTSWWLGEGETESTTVIRAMGTSDSSGYDKLTYTAEGTYYQILATDISGNSNCQYFKLYLDKAAPTFATTTPNPVVTLRKGSIGKIGSTYYYTADNTGKLKLNFAVVDSGIGSVPESGTYAGDLKKIWYSLTGTEDSWTLIEDPANAEIQIASGDIETIYFKDALGNVTSGSDVYPGFAYTNPNAATGTDPKVIISKLNFYGDDTVNEPLPSAPFIEVGEIKKDGKRANIVKQITTYGMGYSDTNLSSKSTTDLDTHVYTEQISAGTVLIKGEGDEIRKRLTITFPTSNNKIIGYLRLNDKDENGNTLTPSTTAGIYSLKTLEHEFTEILPTGEDDDYSPFTIKYYAVDIVGNVSPALKIIYSYENPHKAKDIRLIEDPEHSDLIKTDVLQQMHDDHLTFAKFLTVPGSTSGNQYGKPGIRYFDGGYLIVRCSLFDIAGDEYLETPSSIELWDIWGTGKNDRKKRGVSDTGEEFFKIYTSALNTDSNPANDDKVGGTTADKDRYYCYVAFKLKYDEDQDSEKTPSSGCFKNNDDFDGSNIYFKLCGETSSDYWLMYKSDDNDTTKKYGWKIDDAAPMIDSAYVRSANNGIKGYRKNGSIEIAYDNYDSGWNYKTNYYSKDMIIYIPQTKITEKYNGIKYKTIVTGGATDIDSGWKNLDTASIKWKNNDFSNTDCYSFELPNVATIHSSIQFYLKDEIGNVSEYIVGNPDHGDYTWWIVNDCLTSVSVTAPAEGWSETAEKFTFDVSIPSGSVIKSVKAKVGGEEVASTVTFNDYNKGNDTDKPIQPTLDGEQGWLNISGIKVSIDKSLIVKGWNAKDVTIILNNNDELKGSVKKFVPAKPLGEGNISINTGENAKSWISGTTEYVLPIAFTGGAGIDNVSSIEIGTGENAAEGVSVEWTSGAATVTIKNVPAQIWSDQKVYLKINGTITKEVFTIQAKALDEGNISINTDADTKKTWESGTTEYTLPITFTGGAGIENVTSIEIGTGDNAAEGVTAEWSSGETTVTIKNIPAQIWSDQKVYLKINGTITKEVFTVPAIALGEANISINTAEDTKKVWVSETTEYVLPITFTGGAGIDNVSSIEIGTGENAAEGVTAEWTTGASTVTIKNVPGQNWSAQKVYLKINETITKEVFTIPAKELTADDIEIASATWNDSTSYELQVTLKNGATVNNITAVSAYNAEAAFKEENGTVNKTVVVISGMRKLWDGPQTVSVKFNNNESIQFNVLTIPQREIKDSDVTITPTNPENWSENLSYVGFTVTLSEGLTITKIDIDGNIASVQDNYGGNYGLQAAGGTTIAKTVTVKVITNHGEVEKAIFPVVDSNAANPNVSGRSVLGLIKDLAAKISNNDQNTYSDNNIRRYRATESELAVNNDVTEKSVKEAKKAAKKAKKTSKKASKKAADSFDQVVTQPQIVSDKALNIPEATLTDDVTVSKEPDILENADSIITQTVEETESISAIKPVATAAAEIEPAEQSADTGKSSSKSSAIVIMLAILASFGGFWYYKKGRKN
- a CDS encoding DUF481 domain-containing protein, whose translation is MSGKQSKKIRKVKRFSKKAVIGSAAAILCTAPVVPEGGEFILSVFPHISFPIIKFDESLATGFGGGVALTYRPVEFFNVFAEGDYKQYRFNTKEDIGDISVIGGKVGVGYHLPITDRIGMDINAGVGYYNSTYDNGQGSSGSKSTVNGLSVTGSIAFSYKINPVFAVSAGGAVEHLAYKDGKFITSADVNPALSINLTKAFSNKANVSFDSANLKPVFPVFYSWYNDNPFGTIEISNHEDAAITDVQVSFYHPEYMGQPKNCGGTKILYRGETLTVDLKAFFNEQMLNLNEKNDSLTTITVEYKYLGSKRSATFPLIVPVYGRNNMSWEDDRCASAFVSSKDPAAMWFAKYVVSTIRDNVRNGLPTNIQYAMGIFEALDQFGINYVKDPTSAFEDNVGTASIDFLQFPYQTLMYRGGDCDDLSILVCSLFESIGIKTAFITVPGHIFMAFDSGFTVEQAKEYFINLDEFIVDGDNVWVPLEITLTDEGFNQAWHKGAWEWNVANRKGSAMLYKMEDSWKIYRPVNVPGATARFTLPEEQYVAKLFSHSVDQFVMEQIAPRIAYYENRIAAAPSAQNYNDLGVLYARYGLFELAEQQFRVAREKKYLPAYLNTANLYFSIKDYERAQNWYNEVLSKDDSVILATLGLARCSYELGDYTSCDTYYEQVYNTNHDLAKKYSYLGAFEETTGRSFSLADRLENTIWINSLENEKTVPGVQNVQNQVAVQTTDVILKTPASEQKSPDLEINKQVAVVVPAATEEKSEKLEKEEEPLTGGDGDDDANGENSEDTADKIVTEVVEDTVAEEAVNETYVGIASELEFSFLTIDDLVALAEEKLEQPVQLEKTEFVEPAEVEVAEKSEVVVPTESFELAEQTEISVQTEITEPKELVETLELAEATENAKPAEIAAQSIITEESAPVELAENTEESIEQTAEEETLVPQPETTAIAEVEEPVIDSEIIVAEPVEASVTSLITDVPLRAVPRFTTQPSEEWAPKEAYEVESIPGMKSFEEEMGVYQNEKAFLYKDEYDFAVNPGEKVEDKKDTEITQNTVLEVNPFTSFLSEKEAAKVEAITKFRLENITEKVSEKITETVSDSVPETLPQVLSETVAQTVSETITESISENTAETVTNTTITSVEQIPVPEVIPEAEIATSEETAVAVPVVTETTVDEPNNKSKIPVIAATAGIAAAIAALFIAKKRKEK